The following is a genomic window from Polaribacter atrinae.
ATTCTAAAGTAACAAAAACAGCCAATATTTTTACCAAAGAATTGCTAGAACTTAAAGAAATAGTAGAGCAAGAAAGTGGAGAAACTTACAACGCTTGCTTGTTAAATTTATACCATTCTGGTGATGAAGGAATGGCATATCATTCTGACGGAGAAAAAATGCTGAAGAAAGACGGAGCTATTGCTTCTTTGTCTTTAGGAGCAGCACGTAAGTTTTCTTTTAAGCACAAAGAGAACAAACAACGAATAGATATTATTCTAGAGAAAGGTAGTTTACTGGTTATGAAAAAAGGAACACAAACCAATTGGTTGCACAGATTACCGCCAACTAAAAAAGTAAACTCACCTAGAATTAATTTAACTTTTAGAACGATAGAGCTCTAATATTAATTGTCTATTTTTTTAATAAAATCATCTCTGTAATTTAACCCAATAGGAATCCAATTATTATCAATAATAATTCTATTTCTCTGTACAGAGTAAATGTGTTTTAAAGAAACAATGTAGGATTTATGAACACGTATAAAATTTAATTTACCTAATTTTTCTTCAAAACTCTTAAGGCTACTTAGTGTTAAAATAGGTTTTTCTCTATGGGTGTGTATTTTAATATAATCTTTTAAAGACTCTATATATTTTATATCTGCTAAGTTTATTTTTAAATTCTCGTATTCAGATTTTACAAAAATAAATTCTGGAGTTGTCTCTAGATTTGTAATAGGTGTTTCTTCTTCCGTTTTAACCTTTAATAAACTTTGTGCTCTTGTAGCTGCTTTTAAAAATCTATGAAAAGGAATGGGTTTTACAAGGTAGTCAATAGCGTTTAAATTAAAACCTTCTACGGCATAATGAGAGTAAGCGGTTGTAAAAATAAACAGCGGTTTGTTGTCTAAAGATTTTATAAAATCGATTCCAGAAAAATCTGGCATTTCTATATCTGTAAATATTAAATCTACTTTTTGTGTTTGTAAAATGGTGGCTGCTTCAAAACCATTAGAGCAAGAACCTACCAATTCTAAAAACGGAACTTTAGAAATAAAGTCTTCTAATAATTCTAAAGCCAGCGGTTCATCATCAATAATTATGCACTTCATTTTTTATTTTTTTAAGTTGATTTTTAAATTTACTTCAAATGATTTTTTTGTGTTTGTAATCTCTAAAGTATGTGCGTTCGGGTACAACAAATTCAATCTGTTTTGTATGTTTTCTAAACCAATACCAGAGTCTTTATTTAAGGTGTTTTGTAGCGACGATAAATTGTGTACAATTAAATGTAATTGATCATTATTGGTTGCTATTTTTATGGTAATATCTGTTTTTCCTTTATAATCAGTACCGTATTTAAAGGCATTTTCTATAAAAGAAATAAGCAGTAAAGGTTCTATTTTATAGTTTAAATTTCCATGAACATTTATTTTTACACCACTAGAATCCTTAAGTCTTAATAATTGTAAAGAGATATAATTTTTTATATATTCTATTTCTTTTTTTAAGCAAATAAAATCTTCATTAGCTTCATAAATCATATAGCGCATCAGTTCAGAAAGGGTAACGATGGCAACGGTGGTGTCATCAGATTTTTTATTGGCTAAAGAATAAATACTATTTAAAGTGTTGAATAAAAAATGAGGATTTAACTGTGCTTTTAAGAATGATAATTCAGAGTTTACTTTTTGAGAGGCAACAATGGTTCGTTCTTTTTCAGATTTATACCATTCTGAAACAAGTTTAATACAAGTACTTAAAGCAAAAAATAATAGTAGTAAAATTGGTGGTCTTAAATTCATTCTATTTGTTCTGTCTCTTCTAAAATTCTGATGAAAATCTCTTTCGATAAAAGAAGGTCTTACAGAGAATTTTAAGAAAGACTCAATAATAAAAATTATAGAAAATATAATTACAACAGAAATAATAATGTATAAAATAATTTTTTTATTCAGTAAGAATTTAGGGATAAGAAC
Proteins encoded in this region:
- a CDS encoding alpha-ketoglutarate-dependent dioxygenase AlkB family protein; protein product: MDLFSSERIKNILPFDGVTNYYGIILNAKQCAFYYQKLLETIQFKNDEAIVFGKKILTKRKVAWYGESEYSYTYSKVTKTANIFTKELLELKEIVEQESGETYNACLLNLYHSGDEGMAYHSDGEKMLKKDGAIASLSLGAARKFSFKHKENKQRIDIILEKGSLLVMKKGTQTNWLHRLPPTKKVNSPRINLTFRTIEL
- a CDS encoding LytR/AlgR family response regulator transcription factor, with protein sequence MKCIIIDDEPLALELLEDFISKVPFLELVGSCSNGFEAATILQTQKVDLIFTDIEMPDFSGIDFIKSLDNKPLFIFTTAYSHYAVEGFNLNAIDYLVKPIPFHRFLKAATRAQSLLKVKTEEETPITNLETTPEFIFVKSEYENLKINLADIKYIESLKDYIKIHTHREKPILTLSSLKSFEEKLGKLNFIRVHKSYIVSLKHIYSVQRNRIIIDNNWIPIGLNYRDDFIKKIDN
- a CDS encoding histidine kinase → MSTLLKKTNTTIIVHSLIWIFFLVITSVQSYTRFSTIPNEFYILNFIFIAAFYLNYMVLIPKFLLNKKIILYIIISVVIIFSIIFIIESFLKFSVRPSFIERDFHQNFRRDRTNRMNLRPPILLLLFFALSTCIKLVSEWYKSEKERTIVASQKVNSELSFLKAQLNPHFLFNTLNSIYSLANKKSDDTTVAIVTLSELMRYMIYEANEDFICLKKEIEYIKNYISLQLLRLKDSSGVKINVHGNLNYKIEPLLLISFIENAFKYGTDYKGKTDITIKIATNNDQLHLIVHNLSSLQNTLNKDSGIGLENIQNRLNLLYPNAHTLEITNTKKSFEVNLKINLKK